The Buteo buteo chromosome 5, bButBut1.hap1.1, whole genome shotgun sequence DNA segment CATGCAGCCACAGAAAGGAGGCGACCCCAGTGCTCATGGCTCAATGCAGACACCCATCTTGCTGTCCCAAAGTCCTGCAGCATTTGTCCTCACAATCCTGCCTGCTCTCTTCAGCACCACATTTGAAGACAATtataaagcagcattttcttccctgacCAGAGCTAAGACTTGTGTAGAAGCTTCTCTGTAGCTTACCCTTTCCCAGCACAGGAGAACCACATAGTTACTGGCCACAGATACTCAGGTGTGCAACCAGTCCAAGCCTCCCAGGACAGCCAGCATCTCTGTCCCTGCCATATGCTTAATTAATGCTGGGTGGGAGAAGTGATGAGAGGCCTCACTGCACCCTGCATGGgagaaaatgtttcactttAGCAATTCTCACTCATGCAGTTAACCATTTCCTCAGCTCGCTCTGACAGCTGCTGGCcttgggcagggagggatgtgcCTGGATTAGCGGTGCCAGGCAGGAGCCTGACACACGGAACAGCCCTCCCCGACATCTCCTGCGTATCCCTGGCCAAGAATGTGCAGATTATTGCTGCCTGGAGTTGGACATTTCAAGGCTTTGTGGGTTACATTGTAAACTCTGGAAAACAGGATGTGTTTGAACAGCATCTTGGACAATGAAGGGGTCTGGTCCAAGAGGAGAACTTCTGGGTATTGCTGGAAAACACCTGATAGCGATCACATCCACTGCACTCCTGTTATCCACTTGTCCGGCTTTCACCTGCAACACCCTGCCGAGGGCAGGGATGTGCACAGCACCTCACACAACACAGCCCTACCCTGGCCGGCTGCGTGGCACAAGCAAAGCGAGAACCAAACAGCCCAGCACTCTGAAGGGAAAGTTGGGAGAGGAGGAATTTGCCAGAGCTACCCTCTGCCTCATTGGAGCTTTACTTGGAGATGAGAGGACATCACCCCTCAGAGCCACACACAAGTCCTCCCTTGCACCCTGAGCCATTTGCAGACAGGTTTTAGTCTTGTTCCTCGGGGCTGCAGCCATTTTAAAAGCCAGGTATGCAAGCAAACAGGCTTGTTACTGGCAGGAGCAAGTGTCGCTTGCCcagcctgctctcctcctccactcAGGGCCCACAAGCAAGCACTGACACTTGGACAATGGTTTGCAGCACACTCCTGATGCACTGTGCAGCCTGGGCATCTAACACATCTAACAGAcaaaacaagtaagaaaaacaTCAAACTGCATCTTTAATTTAGAGCAGACTAACACTGCCAAATTCACCAATGCCTTTTTCTCTAGAGGTGAGCTTTGGCTTCATCATTCCTTTCTCCCCTCTATCTTGCAGCCAATTCTGCCTTTCTcatccctgcctccccccatcCCATTCCTCTTTTACTTCCAGTGCTTCACATGCTGGGAAATGCTGCGCACTCCTAAGCCCAGTTCCCCTCCCAGCAAGACAGAGAAATCAGAATAAACGAGTGTAAATTAGCAGACTCTGCTAGCACTTAAGTGTTTCTGAAGCTTGAAAACGGTACCACATACATAAGGTGTTCAGTAAACCAGGTCCACAAAGTCACTCATTAAAGGCAGAGAGCCTGCCAGCTATGCCTTGAAACCAAAGTCCCAACACTCCTAGCATCCAGTAAAAACAACTCGCAGCCTGCCCTAAAATCAGTGGCCAGGAGGCTTGTGTTTGTCCAAGATGAATGAACAAATGACTGGAgagctgagaaataaaaatcagtgcaagGACTGAGGCATAACTCATGACACAGCACGTCTGTCCATTTGCTACGGAAACTATGTTTGGCAAGTATCAGGTGTCTGAATTTCTGCTTATGTACATCTCCCAGGACAGCAGTATATTAATAACACAGGCAGCCTAAAAACAGAAGCTATCACCAAGAAAAGCTACCCTTCTGCTGAGAGTCCCTTGCTGTAGCCTGGGTATTGTTGTTGTGCTTTACTCAAACAGCacagaattttgtttccttgcttttcgGATTTGCAATCTAAGCTGATCTCAATTGAAGGAAGACCAGTAaacaaaaggaagggaaaggaaaattacaGCAGGAAGCAAACCTTATTGTAAGCACAGCTTTCTTGAACGTCTTCCCATCAAGGCTCGTGCTGCCATGTGAATATGGAGAGCGAGCAGGGTGCTAGCTTAAAGGCACAAACCTCTTCAACAGATCTGCAGAAGCCCAAGTCCCTGGGAACTCATGCAGCTCCACACGATAGCCCAGGCATAGCAAGCAGCATTAACAGAAGCCACAGAgtcaaacacagaagaaagcagcaagcaGACACAGGCTTCCAGGCAGGGGCAGAACATGGGGCACAGAGAGAAGTACAGTAACAGAAGCAGAGTAGGAAGAAAGCAACACCAGGTTCAAAATGCAGGCCACGGGGTTGGAATGAGAAGCATAGGAAGAGAGCTGCTCAGGCTTCAGTGAACTGCACTGGAGAGGTTACTTTAGATTAAGTTTTCTTAAGAGCAGCTTTAACTCAACAGCCTTCGAAGGAGTATTTGTGGCAGCACCAAGGAAATAGGCATATTTGATTAAGATCCCTACCAGGTTTCTCCCATATTCTTAAATCATGTTAGAGATGCGTTAGTCACACCAGGGCAGCCAGTCACTCCAAACAACCTGGACTAGGCAGGCTTCTTTCTAAATCCGGGAGGTCATTTCCCAGGAAACGTTGTGCCGCGTTTGTCAGAGGGCAGCGTGTCCCCACACAGCTGAAGTGTGCTGCCACCCGGTGTCAGACTGCGCAGCCACATTTCCAGTTCTTCTTGACCCAACAGCCATCCTTATTTGCACAACACAAAGTTAGGAAcatggattttaaaagaaaactgtccATCTGGGCAGAtgcattttgcttctcttctgctgctctctgctgtaTGAAGTCGAGgtagaaaagtttttttcagagctgcatGTCAGTCACTAACAGATAAGCAATTTCTGCCAACCACTCTGATCACATTTATCTCAAACCTTAGCTGAGTATGTGTTTTCCATGGGTTTGAGGTGTAAACGCTACCTGTTTCACATCAAATAAtacacagagaagaaagcctGCAGATGCACACAGCAACACTGCTACTAAAAGTCAGGGACTGTCAGTGACCATTGGGCTGGTCAAGAGATTTCTCTAGCATGCCTAAGATGACAAGCATTTAATATAGACTCACTCGTCCAAGTGGCTTCCCCAACAGTTTAGAGCGACAAAGGAGAATGATCTAATTTGAGTCACCAAGAGAATGTCATTACGATCACATGATTATTCAAGTGATCAGATCAGATAGGACAGAATTAGCCAGGCCAATGGTTCAGATTTCTCTGCCAGGAGTCTGAGTCTTAAAATAGCCAAGGCACTATTGCCAGCCACCTACCTGAACAGCCGGTTATTATCACCTGCGCTTTCCTCTGAAACCTTCTGCCAAGCCTGACCTACAGCCAACAGCAATAGAGAGTGTTTCATCTCAGACAGTAGAAGATCAAGACTAAATGCATgccacaaaacccaaactggAATTTCTGCAGGTCTCGGATCTGCAATATAACCCAAATTCCTATTGCACAGTCAAACTGCATCTTCAAATGGGACTGGCTATCTGCAGTCAGCTACGACAGGCTATGTCGCAACAAGACTAAATCTTGACACACGACAAAAAGCTACACTCAATTCTCTGAACTTGTACTACTGTTAACAAAACCCTGCCTTCCCATTCCTGGCTCACCCACCCAGAGGCTTATCACAATATTGCGATGTGCTTAGCACCCCCTGAAGCAGAAGATGATATCCTTGCTTCATGCAGGCAGTGAAACTAAAATACAGTGAGAAGATACTGCAGGGCCCAAAGGACAAGAGAATTCCTAATACAACCCAGACTGCATCTTCTCAAAAAGCCTTGCTCACTCCGAGAACAGCTGCACATAAGCTACTTTTCACCATTTGCTCCTCTCCACAGTTCAGCAAGAAGTCCCCCTAAAAGCAGCCACACTTTGCAAGTCCTCAAGCACTTTCTGAACCAGGCAACAGCACATTTATGGCACACAAAACCCCAGAGAACTACCAAGTTACCTTTGCCTGGTCAGCCCAGAGGTAAAGCGGTACGTCAGTACATGCACACCTGGAACCTCTGCAGCGTGAAATGCTTTTCACACAAGTGCACAAGGAATGAAAGCGTAGCTGTGACCCTGGCTAAGCCACCAGCCAACAGAACAGTCACCCTACATCCTCCACAGTAGGCTACACTCTCAAACACAAATCTTTTGCCTGCATAGGGAAAGGAATGGGAATCTTGAACGCAAGTGACTTCAGCCATCTTCCTCCGTCTCTTCTCACCACCCTCCTAATCCCAGTCCTTTCCAAGTCCTCCTCTGCAACCACTCCACATTCTGTCAAAGGCCGAGTTTCCCAGTCAGTGCTGAAAGCAAGGCTAAAAGGCACTGGCTTGCTCAGGCAGCGTGGTATTCTGCCTCTGCCCTGGACAGTACAGGCAGATCTTGACTGATCACAAACAGGAGATGAAATTCAAGGTATGTcttccttggggaaaaaaatcccgCACCTCTATTTGTCTAACTATGTGAGAACTCGCACAAAACGCAGACATTCAGTTAAACAGAAGAACCACTACAAAGAGCCAACACAGTTGTAaaatggttaattttttttttttataacctgTCATTAATGAGAAACGTAAGATACAGCCCGCATCAGCAAATTCTGAATGGACAGcctcacattttctttcaaaacagtgaGTGATAGAGCCAAGATACAGAATTAACTGAAGGTTCTGGCACGACTGTAGGCATGTCACAGCACGGGCGCTTGTGAGCACAAAGTGAAGAACATCTTCAAAGGCAGAGAAGACCATAGGTCCCCTGATGTCtaagcaggagggggaggatTTGTGAATAGATTCCTTGCCTAGGAAAGGCTGAAACAGTCTAGTCAAGACGAACTGAGCCAGGGCAGCAGAACCACTAGAAGCTCCACCTCACCAGTTTTTGAGTTGAGGAAAAACACAGCTACAGCCATCAAAATTTTAAgcctatttctgtttcttcaggttCGGTCTTTTTCTTGGATGTTTCTTTGGTCTCTGCACAGCATTGTTAACACTGGCAGGGGGCAGTCTGAGAGTTATTTCATTGTCCTCTGCGTCATCATCCACCTGAGAAGCTTTCCGGCGCTCGAGCACTGTTGGAGTACAGACTGGAGTAGGATCCTGAAGAGATCAGAAAAACATGATTCATTGCAAAGCATCTGCCAGAGAAAAGTTGTCATTGCCTCTGTGGTACCACAAGGCACCTCAGTCCAGCTCTCCTTCAGAACTTCCATGTTAgggaaaattgttttcttgttatAGCTAGCTATTTTTGTAGACAGTATTTCTTCAGACAAAAGTGTCATCTTCAAAAAAGTGTATGTGAAAGGCAAGTGTaaattaaatcacattttctaaCACATCATTatgcacattttctttctaaactttGTATTTCCTGACTCAAAGCACTAAGAaagccaagaagaaaagaatcagtttaaaaaaaaaaaaaagtgtatttgaGACTGGCATACAGAAATGCCACACTCAGGCCCAAAACTGAGCTGAAACATCCCAGCTTCATTCTCTCAGTGAGTTCTCAGAACTCAGTTGACTGAATGTATGAGTTATCCTGTCTTGCTCAGAACCAGCCCTGTCCCAATTATCACAAGTAAATccagtaacattaaaaaaaaacaaacaaaccaaaccaaactcaCAACAgtgataaaacaaaacagaaatgttaatgcCTGACAGACTTTTCAGACTGTCAGTGCCCCAAATCTCAGCCCTGATGGCCTGAGCTTTCCTTTCATCCTACTGCTAGTTTTAGCTGGCcttagttttcaaaatactggAATACCATCCTAGGAGACCACGAGGGAGGAGGGACAGTATAGTATGTAAATGGAGAGAGACAGCACTAGCACTAGACTGTATTAACAGTTCAACTTTTTTTGTCAAAGCAGGCTGGTATTATAATGTAGTGCAGACCAACAGGAGGATGCCAGCAAGATCATTTTGTACCAGCTTAAAGCACAGATGTAGGTGGTGTTTAGGTGactgtccccagcaccctgtgTTTCTCCAGCCTCCAGTTAGTGCTGCATAGCAGAGGCTGACAGCAGATACATCGCTGCCTGGACGCACCTTGGGACAAGCACTGCTAGTTTCAACACGCTGAGCAGAAGCCTTTGCTCCTAAATACTCCCACAGGAGAAAGAACCGAGAGGATCAAACCACCCTCCCCTGCTTAAGAGTGTTAATCTGTCTCAAAGGCACTACTTTTGGCATAAAAATCTCTCGAGCAAATACCTTCCGGGTATTGAAATTAACATAAAGAAACCAGCTGCAGACCTGAAACATCTGCCCCAGTGTGAACGGTGGGGCGTGGTGCTGGGCACCACCAGGACTGTTCAGTCTTACCTGGCTGCTCAAAGAAATGTTCAGTTTTGACTTCTTGgatgttttaactttttttctctttatggaAAGCTCCTGTGCAGCCTAGGAAGCAAGACAGATCAGGTGGATCACTACAAACTTCCTTGTGTGAAGATGCAAACAGTCACTTAACGGTCTATTAGGTTTCTTTGCTTCATAACTACAAAATCCTTGCTACAGCGATTAGGTTTGAATTAATAAAATGACTTACAGTGCCACAGAGGGATCTGGTTTGAATAAAAACACCCAAAGCTATGTAAAAAAAGCTGCtactgtgcatttttaaaaaatgccatatTACACAGTATTGCTTAAAATTCAACTACTTCACCCAAGCACTCTGCAAACAAGCAACACGTTTGGTTAACATAGGCAGGGTTAATGGATGGAAGCTCTAGTCTTGGGACCTGCCTTCAAATACCTACCCTGCCAAAGCCTCCCCCCACAGGGCTTGGGCAAAGCCCCTGTCACTCTTCTGTGATCTGCAGACAAACATGAAAACCACAGAATATCCAACTGCTTACactaacagaagaaaaggaacatcTTCCCTTTGATGTTACTTATTTACCTCTCTAAAAGTACACCTACACATACATACAGCACAATCCAGCAACAGCACCACACTAATTTCTAGGAGGTAAGTCTCCCTTGTGCCCCAGCTCTTTTACCAGTTCCACACAAAACACACGATTTTCTTGTATTTAGCACAACCTTAGAAACATGTTGTGCATAAAACACTCATTGAAACAATGCCAAACTTACAAATCCTGGGAAGTCATAATTGAACCCCTTTTCAACCAGCCTCTTCCGTAAAAGTTTCTCCTTTCGCAGCAGTCGCTTTGTCATCTTTGCCTTCTGAACAAGTGAACGTATCCTATTGTACCGCCTGACCGCTGGCTGAGAAGGTTTCCGAAATATTTTGTCACTGTTTTTGAAGAGGTTTTCATGGACCCTTTCAGGAGATATGAACTGACCTGTATGATAAACATATGACATCAAGTTATAGCAGAGCTACTCTTCTCACCAAACGTACTCAGATAATGCAATTTGGTTCTCATTATAACATTATCCACTGCTACAGCAGAGCAAAATTATGGCATTTTATGAACACAGAGGATTCAAAGCAACCAAATACTCATTAGTAAGAGAACCGATAATGGATGGATGGAAGAAAAGaatgctttttcagtttcacccagaaaacagagaaacttgtttttcaaaagttGATGCATATATAGCTCCTAATCCTTTACAAAGCAAGTGTTACTGTCACCATGTCTGAGAAACTCACTCatttaattaatcttttaattgaaaaagcCCCTTATGTCTAACTATACAGACAGGAGCTGCAACAGTTACAAATGACAAAGAATATCCATGTCAAAGGAACTGCTTCCACAGCAAACCCCACCACTCCCTGAGACCTCATGTTATGCGATTACACAACCAGCATTATCAGCCTAGACGAAAAACAGCAGTAGCGACCAAAAGGCTGCTGAGGATGTTCTTTacacatgaagaaaaggaagacaagcTCAGCCTCACAGAAAACCCTTTTGGAATGAAACTTTGTAAAAAACCGCTAAGATTCTCCAAACagtccaaaaaaacccacaaaagtaACTATGAATTCCCTCTGCACGTTAGAGGACTTACCCTTCAGCTTATACTTACACTTTAGcagtctttcagaaaacaggtaGTTGTTCATTGTGTCTGCAACAATCTTAGCCACGTCATCGGACTCAAACTCTATAAATCCGTAGCCTTTGCTAGCTCCAGTCTGCAAGCAGCgacagaaagaaatgtgtaaCAATGCTTCAATAATCGAAGAACcgtattaaaattatttttgcttccgAAGTCATAACCCTTTCTCAGCAAAACACGAGTAATTTCATAAATTCCAGTGAAATCATGAAACGCACCAGATTTAGCCCTAAATTGGTATGGCATTATCCACAGTTATACATTTGCATATGAAACAAACCACTCACCAATAcctatttgttaaaaaaaaaaagctgctctgCATTGCTGCTGTTCTGTTGTTGTTACAAAGCTTATATAGCAACATTATAACGCGATTATCAATCCAGAAATGAGAAGAAGTTAAATTTGTTGAGCACAAAGCAACAAGAAAGCTGAAACAGAGTCTCTTCTGTGACATTTCACGTTCTACCTTGAATTAGTGTCTTCTGGCAACGCTTCTCACGTGAGCTTATCTACTTACGGGGATAAAAGGGGCTACATTAACTGTCGCTGAAGCTGCCTATTTGCAGTCCAGTCCAGAGACAACGCCTCGCACGCTGTCCACCTGCCCGACAGTCGCTTTAGAAGTCTTGAAAGAAGCACGGTGCCCCCCTCCGCCCACGCCCGAGACTGCAACGAGGTTTTCCCCGACGGcggagcagcaggcaggggggCAACGACAGACGGAGCCGCCGACGGCTCCGGAGGGAGGAGCTCGCTCCGCGCACCCACCCCGCGGGCTGCGTGTGCGAGGAAGACGCCTCAGAGGCGCGGACCGCCCGGCCGAAGGCGGTCGGCTCTCGGGCACGGCcccggcggcagcagcagggagcaaacGGGCACGTTCCCCCGGCGAGCGGCAGAGACCGAgcgcccggggccgggccggggttTTACCTTCTTACTCCTCGAGAGCCGAAGCCGCTTCACCGTCCCGAACTGCTCGAAGTACTCGTACATCTGCGGCTCGCAGATCCCCCGCGGGAGGTGCCCCACGTACACCACGCCCGGCGTCAGCTCCTCCTGCGGGGCACAAGGCGGCCGCGTCAGGGCGGGCACGGAAAGcacaggccaggccaggccaggccggaccgggccgggccgcccccgccccggacGGGGCCCCGCTCA contains these protein-coding regions:
- the NIFK gene encoding MKI67 FHA domain-interacting nucleolar phosphoprotein → MAAVAAEAVSAEAVAPVPAPSFLALEPRLQREFQQKVQRVRNNRAAKEELTPGVVYVGHLPRGICEPQMYEYFEQFGTVKRLRLSRSKKTGASKGYGFIEFESDDVAKIVADTMNNYLFSERLLKCQFISPERVHENLFKNSDKIFRKPSQPAVRRYNRIRSLVQKAKMTKRLLRKEKLLRKRLVEKGFNYDFPGFAAQELSIKRKKVKTSKKSKLNISLSSQDPTPVCTPTVLERRKASQVDDDAEDNEITLRLPPASVNNAVQRPKKHPRKRPNLKKQK